TGATGCAGTTCACCGATCTGGTGCTGCGGGCGGCGAAGAAGCCGGACGAGGCGTCGCGGACCGCGTACGGAAAACCGTTCGCCACCGTCGACAAGGCCTGCCTCAGCTGGATCCGCGACCGGGTGTGATCCGCCGGGCCAGCCCCGGATAATCGACCACGAAGCCGCCGTCGTCGACCGTCAGATCGGCGGCGAAGGTCTCGCCCGCGCACCTGATCCGGCCGTCGTCCAGCGGCGTGTAGATCTGGTCCGCCTGCACCACCTCCAGGCTCGGCACCAGCACCCACGCGACGCTCAGCCGGTGCGAGACACCCGCGTTGTCCCCTTTGGTCTGCAGACCGAGCCGGCGGATCGGCAGTGTGTTGGTGAGCGGCGACCCGGCCAGGTCCACGTCGAACGCGCCGTACAGCTGATCCGGGTCCTCGATCCCGGGCAGCCCGGCCCGCGCGTGCCCGGCCGCCACCAGCGCCGCGTCCAGGTCACCCTGCTCGGAGGTGGTGACCCGCCAGCGCCCGGCGGCCAGCTCCAGCCGCACCCCGCGGGTCCAGCCGGCACCCTCGGCCCGCACGTCGAACCGCGCGGTCGTCCAGCCCGGATCGGTCTGGAGCTCGTAGTGGCAGGCATACCCCACCGGCGCCGCGGCGAGCACGGTCCCCTGCGCGTACAGCCCGTCCCGATCGGTCAGCCGCACCTGCTCGGCACCCGGCACATCCCGGCGTTCCCAGAACAAACCCGCGGACAGCAGCCCCATACCGGCAAGCTACCCGCCTTCCGGCCGACAAATGCATTTTCTTTCGTACGACCGGAGCCCTGTGGATAACGGTGTGGAAAACCGGAAGCCCCGGCTCGCCGTGGCGAACCGGGGCTTCCGTGCTGTTCAGTTGATCAGTGGCTGCGAGCCGGCCGGTTCGTGGTGAACCGTCCCGGGCCCTCGCGGCGGTCGGTCCGCTGCCCGTCGCGGCGCTGCCCCGAGGGACGGTCACCGGTGCGGG
Above is a genomic segment from Actinoplanes ianthinogenes containing:
- a CDS encoding putative glycolipid-binding domain-containing protein, with the translated sequence MGLLSAGLFWERRDVPGAEQVRLTDRDGLYAQGTVLAAAPVGYACHYELQTDPGWTTARFDVRAEGAGWTRGVRLELAAGRWRVTTSEQGDLDAALVAAGHARAGLPGIEDPDQLYGAFDVDLAGSPLTNTLPIRRLGLQTKGDNAGVSHRLSVAWVLVPSLEVVQADQIYTPLDDGRIRCAGETFAADLTVDDGGFVVDYPGLARRITPGRGSS